One window of Triticum dicoccoides isolate Atlit2015 ecotype Zavitan chromosome 5A, WEW_v2.0, whole genome shotgun sequence genomic DNA carries:
- the LOC119301115 gene encoding uncharacterized protein LOC119301115 has product MVLRRAAVESPKKVAALVDLVNLPTALREFAGGRSQMSHLSFFLGVWSHIKNNNLQDPTNRNIVNCDEKLKTVLLGRSKVELSELPMLVKLHFPKVFKS; this is encoded by the exons atggTGCTGCGGCGGGCGGCGGTGGAGTCCCCTAAGAAGGTGGCGGCTCTGGTCGACCTGGTTAACCTGCCGACGGCGCTGCGGGAGTTCGCCGGGGGCCGGTCCCAGATGTCCCACCTCTCCTTCTTCCTCGGCGTCTGGTCACACATCAAGAACAACAACCTCCAG GACCCGACCAACAGGAACATAGTAAACTGCGATGAGAAGCTGAAAACTGTGCTGTTGGGCAGGTCTAAGGTGGAGCTCTCGGAACTCCCAATGCTTGTCAAGCTACATTTCCCAAAAGTTTTCAAGTCGTAA